A region from the Catenulispora sp. MAP5-51 genome encodes:
- the rplO gene encoding 50S ribosomal protein L15: MTLKVHHLRPAPGAKTAKTRVGRGEGSKGKTAGRGTKGTKARYQVSARFEGGQMPLHMRLPKARGFKNPFKVTFQVVNLDKLSALYPAGGEVTVEDLVAKGAVRDNELVKVLGTGEVSVALQVKAHAFSASAKEKLAAAGGSAEEV; the protein is encoded by the coding sequence ATGACGCTGAAGGTCCACCACCTCCGCCCGGCCCCGGGCGCCAAGACCGCCAAGACCCGCGTGGGTCGCGGCGAGGGCTCCAAGGGCAAGACGGCCGGCCGCGGTACCAAGGGCACCAAGGCCCGCTACCAGGTGTCGGCCCGCTTCGAGGGCGGCCAGATGCCCCTGCACATGCGCCTGCCCAAGGCGCGGGGCTTCAAGAACCCGTTCAAGGTGACGTTCCAGGTCGTGAACCTGGACAAGCTCTCGGCGCTGTACCCGGCCGGCGGCGAGGTCACTGTCGAGGACCTGGTCGCCAAGGGCGCGGTCCGCGACAACGAGCTGGTCAAGGTGCTCGGCACCGGCGAGGTGTCGGTCGCGCTGCAGGTGAAGGCGCATGCCTTCTCCGCCTCGGCGAAGGAGAAGCTGGCTGCGGCCGGCGGCTCTGCTGAGGAGGTCTGA
- the rpmD gene encoding 50S ribosomal protein L30, with product MARLKITQTRSKIGTKQNHRDTLRSLGLKRINDTVVKEDLPQFRGMVHTVRHLVKVEEVD from the coding sequence ATGGCCCGTTTGAAGATCACGCAGACCCGCTCCAAGATCGGGACCAAGCAGAACCACCGGGACACCCTCCGGTCGCTCGGTCTGAAGCGGATCAACGACACCGTGGTGAAGGAGGACCTCCCGCAGTTCCGGGGCATGGTCCACACCGTTCGCCACCTCGTCAAGGTCGAGGAGGTCGACTGA